The Carnobacterium divergens genome includes a window with the following:
- a CDS encoding deoxyguanosinetriphosphate triphosphohydrolase → MNWDQLLDDERRRKTTVNYAKSKDVRSAFENDYQRIVMSASFRRLQDKTQVFPLEKSDFIRTRLTHSIEVSTIAKSMGSMVAYHLLETGLDPELTKEHAEKIPEVLSCAGLLHDMGNPPFGHFGEESIREWFQLNMDQLAYGDHFISDILEPQMQQDFFNFEGNAQVLRVVSKLHYQFDDYGMNLTYATLNSIMKYPVSSLEISKNEIRSKKMGYFYADQELFEDVTKSTGARNKRHPLTYLLEVADDIAYLNADLEDGMKKGIVTVAQMLEEFEAVEEPNRVTATVHQELIKRSERYKDHDDSFTGQQWIASSLRGQLINRSLEVFYDHYFEIMEGTFNDSLIDASEAKQLVQILQQLSRKYLYQDKGVLETELAGSEIISSLLDMFVPAAIYYDSQNSHLETMKSKRLMALVSDNYIGCYYKNAEGQDDTTKLYLRLLLITDFICGMTDSYAKDLYQKLHGLN, encoded by the coding sequence ATGAATTGGGATCAACTATTAGATGATGAACGTCGCAGAAAAACAACCGTTAATTATGCAAAATCAAAAGATGTGCGTAGTGCGTTTGAAAATGATTATCAACGTATTGTCATGAGTGCGTCCTTTAGACGTTTGCAAGATAAAACACAAGTTTTTCCGTTAGAAAAAAGTGATTTTATTCGGACTCGATTGACTCATTCAATTGAAGTGTCAACAATTGCTAAATCGATGGGAAGCATGGTGGCGTACCATTTGCTAGAAACAGGGTTAGACCCAGAACTTACCAAAGAGCATGCTGAAAAGATACCAGAAGTCTTATCTTGTGCGGGTTTACTACATGATATGGGGAATCCACCGTTTGGTCATTTTGGTGAAGAATCCATTCGTGAGTGGTTTCAATTAAATATGGACCAACTCGCTTACGGCGACCATTTTATTTCAGATATTTTAGAACCTCAAATGCAGCAGGATTTTTTCAATTTTGAAGGGAATGCGCAAGTTTTACGTGTGGTTTCTAAATTGCACTATCAATTCGATGATTATGGGATGAATTTAACCTATGCAACTTTAAATAGTATTATGAAATATCCGGTTTCATCATTAGAAATTTCTAAAAATGAAATACGAAGTAAAAAAATGGGTTATTTTTATGCAGATCAAGAACTGTTTGAAGATGTGACGAAATCAACAGGAGCAAGAAATAAAAGACATCCATTGACTTATTTGTTAGAAGTAGCAGATGATATTGCGTATTTAAATGCAGATTTAGAGGATGGTATGAAAAAAGGGATTGTAACCGTTGCTCAAATGTTAGAAGAATTTGAAGCTGTTGAAGAACCTAATCGTGTAACAGCGACGGTTCACCAAGAACTAATCAAACGAAGCGAACGCTATAAAGATCACGATGATAGTTTTACTGGGCAACAATGGATTGCATCAAGTTTAAGAGGTCAATTGATTAACCGTTCGTTGGAAGTTTTCTACGACCATTATTTTGAAATTATGGAAGGAACGTTTAATGATTCGTTGATTGATGCGTCTGAAGCGAAACAACTTGTTCAAATTTTACAACAGTTATCAAGAAAATATCTTTATCAAGATAAAGGTGTACTAGAAACAGAATTAGCTGGAAGTGAAATTATTAGCTCATTATTAGATATGTTCGTTCCAGCAGCCATATATTACGATAGTCAAAATAGTCATCTTGAAACGATGAAAAGCAAACGTTTAATGGCATTGGTTTCAGACAACTATATTGGTTGCTACTATAAAAATGCAGAGGGACAAGACGATACGACGAAACTGTATTTGCGTCTGTTATTGATTACTGATTTTATTTGCGGAATGACCGATAGCTATGCAAAAGATTTGTATCAAAAATTGCATGGCTTAAACTAG
- the pgaC gene encoding poly-beta-1,6-N-acetyl-D-glucosamine synthase, whose protein sequence is MIYLLFFYPIFMSLIWIVFSLLFSIKKELIFKKSPSIQPFISILIPCYNEEQHIDQTIKQLLSTIDYPNYEIITINDGSSDNTLKHLINLTNQYQKVRVCNVETNLGKAHALIQGAIFSKAEFLLCLDADATVDKKALHAMIRNFLGKSNQDVGAVTGNPIVKNRKTFIAKIQTVEFLSIIGLIKRAQSIFGTLNTVSGVCVMYRKGALLDVGWWDQECITEDISVTWRLQRNHWRILFEPDAVCWMLVPEKLNSLFKQRLRWSQGGIEVLLKNSDIFLGHQFNFGLVVLYLEQLSSIVWSVLWYSLLPIIIAKGLIFRDIQMITLILTVIITAFSIFQYLLSIFINLKYDFKLLGTSFFAIWYILFYWVINPLTLLIAIPYGIRTHLKGGQAVWESPDRGGEKE, encoded by the coding sequence ATGATTTACCTATTATTTTTTTATCCTATTTTTATGAGTTTAATTTGGATTGTTTTTTCGCTTCTTTTTTCAATCAAAAAAGAACTTATCTTTAAAAAAAGTCCTAGTATACAACCATTTATTTCAATTTTGATTCCTTGTTACAACGAAGAGCAACATATTGATCAAACAATCAAGCAGTTATTAAGTACGATCGATTACCCCAATTACGAAATTATTACAATTAATGACGGTTCGTCAGATAACACATTAAAACATTTAATAAATTTGACGAATCAGTACCAAAAAGTACGCGTTTGTAACGTTGAAACCAATTTAGGCAAAGCCCACGCGTTGATTCAAGGAGCTATTTTCAGTAAAGCTGAATTTCTTCTTTGTTTAGATGCAGATGCAACAGTTGATAAAAAGGCACTTCATGCAATGATTCGCAATTTTTTAGGGAAATCCAACCAAGATGTTGGTGCTGTTACTGGAAATCCCATTGTAAAAAATAGAAAAACATTTATTGCAAAAATTCAAACAGTGGAATTTCTTTCGATTATTGGGCTAATCAAACGAGCACAATCCATTTTTGGGACTTTGAATACGGTTTCTGGTGTCTGTGTAATGTATAGAAAAGGTGCACTCCTAGATGTTGGATGGTGGGATCAAGAATGTATCACCGAGGATATTTCAGTTACTTGGCGTTTACAGCGAAATCATTGGCGCATTCTATTTGAACCAGATGCAGTTTGTTGGATGCTCGTCCCTGAAAAATTAAACAGTTTATTTAAGCAACGACTTCGCTGGTCTCAAGGTGGGATTGAAGTGCTACTAAAAAATTCCGATATTTTTCTAGGGCATCAATTTAATTTTGGCTTAGTTGTATTATATCTCGAGCAACTGTCAAGTATCGTTTGGTCCGTTTTATGGTACAGTCTTTTACCTATTATTATAGCAAAAGGTTTGATCTTTCGAGATATTCAAATGATTACTCTTATTTTGACAGTAATTATTACAGCATTCTCAATTTTTCAATATCTCTTGTCTATTTTTATTAATCTAAAGTATGATTTTAAACTGTTAGGAACCTCTTTTTTTGCTATTTGGTACATTTTATTTTATTGGGTTATCAATCCATTGACATTATTGATTGCGATTCCTTATGGGATTCGGACACATTTAAAAGGCGGTCAAGCTGTTTGGGAAAGTCCCGATCGAGGAGGAGAAAAAGAATGA
- a CDS encoding collagen binding domain-containing protein produces MKKKSFILLMLSVCFILSFAIIQHYVKAIDRDAVEKNYQNYQFSKFIDDISFKDSEISKDYRLSDMVQLQYTWSLTDQKKGEDLVYTIPKEMYIVNDLNFSLLTRDGAKIGEIYLFSETNQLKIKFTDPDNVIKTKNKMNGVFYFTVKLSPESWNKASEKSVEFPMGEHAKKLTIKIKKEDTPLKNELINGWGMYNKQEKVVDWNLRINYAEKVMPDASIAIHIGTKNEIDADSFQLFEIKDNDLVVTSKEIKQSVVDDTLILSIKDVTKPYLIAFKANNRHNQATLSATLSNYANTLAATGELTAFYTTGASILKDAP; encoded by the coding sequence ATGAAAAAAAAGAGTTTTATTCTATTGATGTTAAGTGTTTGTTTTATCCTATCCTTTGCGATTATTCAACATTATGTAAAGGCAATTGATCGTGATGCAGTTGAAAAAAATTATCAGAACTACCAATTTTCTAAATTTATTGACGATATCAGCTTTAAAGATAGTGAAATTAGTAAAGATTATCGTTTGTCAGACATGGTTCAATTACAATATACCTGGAGTCTGACAGATCAGAAAAAAGGGGAAGACTTAGTTTATACGATTCCAAAAGAAATGTACATTGTCAACGACCTGAATTTCAGCTTGCTTACAAGGGACGGAGCAAAAATTGGCGAAATTTATCTCTTTAGTGAAACAAATCAGTTAAAAATTAAATTTACCGATCCTGACAACGTGATAAAAACCAAAAATAAAATGAATGGCGTTTTCTATTTTACCGTTAAGCTATCTCCTGAATCTTGGAATAAAGCCAGTGAAAAATCCGTTGAATTTCCAATGGGAGAACACGCAAAAAAATTAACAATCAAAATCAAAAAAGAAGACACCCCTCTTAAAAATGAATTAATAAACGGTTGGGGAATGTACAATAAACAGGAAAAAGTAGTCGATTGGAATCTTCGCATCAATTATGCTGAAAAAGTAATGCCGGATGCATCTATTGCGATTCACATTGGTACTAAAAATGAAATTGATGCGGATAGTTTTCAATTATTTGAAATTAAAGACAATGATTTGGTTGTTACATCCAAAGAAATCAAACAATCTGTTGTAGATGATACACTTATTTTATCCATTAAAGATGTAACGAAACCTTATCTGATTGCTTTTAAAGCCAACAATCGACACAATCAAGCCACACTATCTGCAACACTTTCAAATTATGCTAATACGCTTGCTGCAACTGGTGAATTAACGGCTTTTTATACGACTGGTGCTAGCATTTTAAAGGATGCTCCATGA
- a CDS encoding acyltransferase family protein, protein MIPSIRQHRNRNLDLLRILSMFMIVLLHSQTFGIFHYGLPSGIHLFTLYLFRNLAIVASNCYVLISGYFLIKKGFNRKKVAYFAFEVSLYSAIIYLIMVIFTPLTFSILDFLHWVFVLFWGNYWFATLYLVLYLLSPFLNLFLKQLSQRQFQQVLIGYFVIFSIWATFSQLPILGMNEGYSILTFILLYLIGAYFQLYPLPFKWQSGWYLFYYFNSALGLTLYFFLVNYEDWMIYYHSPFVLLATISLFLFFKETHFKKTWGSALIPFIFGIYLIHEHPLIRTLLWEEWIPVYQISQYPLMNLILLGVSGLIFISCLLLSLPLHKLSTFLFDNLKRKLN, encoded by the coding sequence ATGATACCTTCTATTCGACAACATCGCAACCGTAATCTCGATTTATTACGTATCCTTTCAATGTTTATGATTGTCTTGTTGCACTCACAAACTTTCGGCATCTTCCACTATGGTTTGCCATCAGGGATTCATTTATTCACACTGTATTTATTCCGAAATTTAGCCATTGTTGCTTCAAACTGTTACGTCTTAATCAGTGGCTATTTTCTAATAAAAAAAGGGTTTAATCGTAAAAAAGTAGCCTACTTTGCATTTGAAGTGAGTCTCTATTCTGCTATTATTTATTTAATTATGGTTATTTTTACCCCACTTACTTTCTCAATCCTTGATTTTCTTCATTGGGTATTCGTTTTATTTTGGGGAAATTATTGGTTTGCAACCTTGTACCTTGTATTGTATCTACTCTCACCTTTTTTAAATTTATTTTTAAAACAACTGTCACAAAGACAATTTCAACAAGTATTAATTGGATATTTTGTCATTTTTTCAATTTGGGCTACTTTTTCCCAGCTACCTATTTTAGGCATGAATGAAGGCTATAGCATTTTAACTTTTATCTTACTTTATTTGATAGGTGCTTACTTTCAACTTTATCCATTGCCTTTTAAATGGCAATCCGGCTGGTATTTATTTTATTATTTTAATAGTGCATTAGGCTTAACTCTGTATTTCTTTTTAGTGAACTACGAAGATTGGATGATTTATTACCATTCCCCTTTTGTATTACTTGCCACCATATCCCTGTTCCTTTTCTTTAAAGAAACACACTTTAAGAAAACCTGGGGAAGCGCCTTAATCCCTTTTATCTTTGGGATTTACTTAATTCATGAGCATCCCTTAATCAGGACTCTTTTATGGGAAGAATGGATTCCTGTCTATCAGATTAGTCAATATCCGTTAATGAATCTTATTTTATTAGGTGTTAGTGGACTTATTTTTATCAGCTGCTTACTACTATCATTGCCTCTTCATAAACTTAGTACATTCCTCTTTGACAACTTAAAACGCAAGTTAAACTAG
- a CDS encoding WxL domain-containing protein — protein sequence MKKLVIASLSLGVLGLVGAPFASAADLETKGTTGQVEFTEGKLTIDDGKGSFGGGLPSNLDFGKHAIQNEVNEEWTATTDGTTVTTGSLNVSDKRGSSAGWTVKAKQNAQFSINSVELKAAALTIKTGEATNVGGVLPTVGAISMDKELPINADVDFFGAKVNTGAGDSHLALNEFRLAVPAASEKRMGVYTTSITWTLSDTPAI from the coding sequence ATGAAAAAATTAGTAATTGCAAGTCTATCATTAGGAGTTTTAGGATTAGTAGGTGCACCATTTGCATCAGCTGCAGATTTAGAAACAAAAGGAACAACTGGTCAAGTTGAATTTACTGAAGGTAAACTTACAATCGATGATGGCAAAGGCTCTTTTGGTGGTGGCTTACCATCGAATTTAGATTTTGGTAAACATGCAATCCAAAATGAAGTAAATGAAGAATGGACTGCTACAACAGATGGAACAACTGTTACTACTGGTTCATTAAATGTTTCAGATAAACGTGGTTCTTCAGCAGGTTGGACTGTTAAAGCTAAACAAAATGCACAATTTAGCATTAATTCTGTAGAATTAAAAGCTGCTGCTTTAACCATTAAAACTGGCGAAGCTACTAACGTAGGTGGTGTTTTACCAACCGTTGGTGCTATTAGTATGGATAAAGAATTACCTATCAATGCCGATGTGGACTTCTTTGGAGCTAAAGTAAACACTGGTGCTGGAGATTCGCACTTAGCATTAAATGAATTTAGATTAGCTGTACCTGCTGCTTCTGAAAAAAGAATGGGTGTTTACACAACTTCTATCACTTGGACTTTATCAGATACACCAGCAATCTAA
- a CDS encoding DUF916 and DUF3324 domain-containing protein: MKKRLLIFFACFLGSLFPILNVQADETSDPNKLANFTTEATLPENQFNKEVTYYDLMVEPGSKQDLTVLIKNTSNEKMTISPSINRAHTNLVGVVTYSAKSKEKAPNLKYNIEDIVTIDQTTIEIEPNESYSLPIHINTPNEKFDGVLAGGLYLFKEDKTKNKGNVKNYFAREIAILLRSDPSSTELSGNLKVIKASAGQENYRNVTQVLFENDQPAFLSNFSINAKVSKKGTSETLYEVSTNGLSMAPNSSFNFQIPLNGASYEAGNYTVKGTYSHNDQKENFEKEFTVSKEEEKKYNKNDVTIDRSSIFDSKLVIALFVLLVGLMIVILLILFIYLKNKKKRKREAQRRRIAQQRRKRKKKKPSDIV, translated from the coding sequence ATGAAAAAAAGGTTACTTATTTTTTTTGCTTGTTTTCTAGGATCGCTATTCCCTATCTTGAATGTACAAGCGGATGAAACTAGCGACCCAAATAAATTAGCAAATTTCACAACTGAAGCTACCTTACCAGAAAATCAGTTCAATAAAGAAGTGACTTACTATGATTTAATGGTTGAACCAGGTTCTAAACAAGACTTAACTGTCCTCATTAAAAATACATCTAATGAGAAAATGACAATCAGTCCTTCTATTAATCGTGCACATACCAATCTTGTTGGCGTTGTTACTTATTCAGCTAAGAGCAAAGAGAAGGCTCCAAATTTAAAATACAATATTGAAGACATTGTAACAATTGATCAAACTACAATTGAAATTGAACCGAATGAAAGCTACAGCCTTCCTATCCATATCAACACACCAAATGAAAAATTTGATGGCGTATTGGCAGGAGGTTTATATTTATTTAAAGAAGATAAAACCAAAAATAAAGGTAATGTTAAAAATTACTTTGCTAGAGAAATTGCGATTTTACTGAGATCTGATCCTAGTAGTACTGAGCTATCAGGTAATTTAAAAGTAATTAAAGCAAGTGCTGGACAAGAAAATTATCGGAATGTAACTCAAGTGCTATTCGAAAATGATCAGCCTGCTTTTCTAAGCAACTTCTCAATTAATGCGAAAGTTTCTAAAAAAGGAACTTCTGAAACTTTATATGAAGTTAGCACTAACGGTTTATCGATGGCACCTAATAGTTCCTTTAATTTTCAAATACCCTTAAACGGGGCTTCCTATGAAGCAGGAAATTACACTGTTAAAGGAACATATAGCCATAATGATCAAAAAGAAAATTTTGAAAAAGAGTTTACTGTCTCTAAAGAAGAAGAAAAAAAATACAACAAAAATGATGTAACCATTGATCGTAGTAGCATTTTTGATAGTAAACTTGTCATTGCGCTATTTGTTTTATTGGTTGGTCTTATGATTGTTATTCTATTAATTCTTTTTATCTATCTAAAAAATAAAAAGAAAAGAAAACGAGAAGCACAACGTAGACGAATCGCTCAGCAAAGACGAAAAAGAAAGAAAAAAAAACCATCTGATATTGTGTAA
- a CDS encoding SpaA isopeptide-forming pilin-related protein — MKKIFLNILLYMTLLSTAAPLSTIVQAESPSPTEPVTAQEPLVKNPLTELDTPTENTENPIEQKESSIVSEQRLEETHSTPNKLPLENKLDTIIPSLNVGNSNLLNPSAKLENYAINQYYDSVTMERIDGDTTTPIKNGDKIDYYDQFNISFNWSVPNSANLVDGDVITSALPPELNPLRTGPLNVTNDKGIVVGSWKIIVAPTGEKTLEFTVNPAFVSLTNRSGTINFTAQLDFSQVQNKNQWIQLAFDTKAQEVINLDVKKAASIDPNERLYKFGQVDTSNPEIVIWSIRVNYSGVKSNRTTIVDLPVDQEYMPDRIWASWGEYNKDTGEYTQIEPVPNSSIYGRVGGGFEIEFGDIGEGTNRPSGIINVAMKANDGGTAGRYFNRILSYSSGMQIRDLTVSTPKSGGGGDGDGNSVLTVRLVDSTDPSINLDGGKFSVFEDGKSLGVHNAVAGAFKITAKPGSKYSILQSQAGTRSGYVVYDLDESLKAVTITGDTEVVFSNTPLKGSIKLTKVDADDSSIVLPGAKFEIIDPMTNEVLIENLVTDENGEIIVSNLDPRNYLFSETEPPPGYELNPLYLPLSLTNQHVSRPGTEQFFNFMNSGNFSNKKAAKEISLIKKDKENPSTLLPDAHFDLYKEGESAPIKTDLITDASGIINVALDYGDYYFQETIPPTGYVLDETKQRFTVSSAEQTPLVVFNEKQRVTMIDSQFPSDLNFGTHSIQNSSDEKWLATVDGNQTSKTTTGTLKVDDNRTTTSGWKLKAKQLEQFKNGVAELTGAHLLVTAGTVNSTAKVIPSNGIQGTTATLIPNEEKTIFGAKANEGTGISTLELSKFELSVPKTATKKVAKYSSSIVWTLSDTP, encoded by the coding sequence TTGAAAAAAATATTTTTAAATATCTTATTGTACATGACTTTACTTTCGACAGCTGCTCCTCTGAGTACTATTGTACAAGCTGAGTCACCAAGTCCTACAGAACCTGTGACTGCACAAGAGCCCCTTGTCAAAAATCCACTTACAGAGTTAGACACACCCACTGAAAATACAGAGAATCCAATCGAACAAAAAGAAAGCTCAATTGTGTCTGAACAACGACTAGAAGAAACACATTCTACACCCAATAAACTGCCTTTGGAAAATAAGTTAGATACCATTATTCCTTCACTAAATGTCGGAAATTCTAATTTATTAAATCCATCAGCTAAATTGGAAAATTATGCTATAAATCAGTATTATGATTCAGTTACTATGGAACGTATTGATGGAGATACAACTACTCCTATAAAAAATGGCGATAAAATTGATTATTATGATCAATTTAACATTTCATTTAATTGGTCTGTTCCAAATTCAGCTAATTTAGTGGATGGTGATGTCATAACATCAGCTCTACCTCCTGAGCTAAACCCGCTCAGAACAGGTCCACTAAATGTTACAAATGACAAAGGTATTGTTGTTGGTTCGTGGAAAATAATAGTCGCTCCAACGGGAGAAAAAACATTAGAATTCACAGTTAACCCAGCATTTGTATCCTTAACAAATCGATCTGGTACTATTAACTTTACAGCTCAGTTAGATTTTAGCCAAGTGCAAAATAAAAATCAGTGGATTCAATTAGCTTTTGATACAAAAGCTCAAGAAGTAATTAATTTAGATGTAAAAAAAGCGGCTTCCATTGACCCTAACGAACGTTTATATAAATTTGGGCAAGTAGATACTTCTAATCCTGAAATCGTTATTTGGAGTATTCGAGTAAATTATTCAGGTGTCAAAAGTAACCGCACAACAATAGTGGATTTACCCGTTGATCAAGAGTATATGCCGGATCGTATTTGGGCAAGTTGGGGAGAATACAATAAAGACACTGGAGAATATACTCAAATTGAACCTGTTCCAAATTCTTCAATTTATGGACGTGTCGGCGGAGGTTTCGAGATTGAATTTGGAGATATCGGAGAGGGAACAAATAGACCTTCAGGTATTATTAATGTTGCTATGAAAGCTAATGATGGCGGAACTGCAGGGAGGTACTTCAACCGTATTCTTTCCTATTCTTCAGGTATGCAAATCCGAGATTTAACTGTCTCCACACCAAAGTCTGGTGGTGGCGGTGATGGTGATGGAAATTCAGTTCTTACGGTACGTTTGGTTGACTCTACAGATCCTTCCATCAACCTTGATGGCGGAAAGTTTTCCGTATTCGAGGATGGTAAAAGTTTAGGTGTCCACAATGCTGTTGCTGGAGCCTTTAAAATAACTGCAAAACCTGGAAGTAAATATTCTATTCTACAATCGCAGGCCGGTACAAGAAGTGGTTATGTAGTTTATGACCTAGACGAATCTCTTAAAGCTGTTACAATAACAGGAGATACCGAAGTGGTTTTTTCTAATACACCTCTCAAAGGTAGCATTAAGCTAACAAAAGTTGATGCCGATGATTCATCTATTGTATTGCCTGGAGCCAAATTCGAGATAATTGACCCTATGACTAACGAAGTACTAATAGAAAACTTGGTTACCGATGAAAACGGGGAAATTATTGTTAGTAATTTAGATCCTAGGAATTATTTATTTTCTGAAACAGAACCGCCTCCTGGTTATGAATTGAATCCTTTATATCTACCTCTATCTCTTACAAATCAACACGTTAGCAGACCTGGTACTGAACAATTTTTTAATTTTATGAATTCTGGAAATTTTTCCAATAAAAAAGCTGCTAAAGAGATTTCCTTAATCAAAAAAGACAAAGAAAATCCAAGTACCCTCCTTCCAGATGCACATTTTGATCTTTATAAGGAAGGTGAATCTGCACCTATTAAGACAGATTTAATTACAGATGCTAGCGGTATAATTAACGTTGCTCTAGATTATGGTGACTACTATTTCCAAGAAACAATCCCGCCTACTGGGTACGTTTTAGATGAAACGAAACAGCGCTTTACAGTGAGTTCTGCTGAGCAAACACCACTTGTTGTTTTTAATGAAAAACAACGAGTAACCATGATTGATAGTCAATTCCCAAGTGACCTAAACTTCGGAACACATTCAATTCAAAATAGTTCAGATGAAAAATGGCTTGCTACAGTAGATGGAAACCAAACCAGTAAAACCACTACTGGAACTTTAAAAGTTGACGATAACCGTACAACAACAAGTGGATGGAAATTGAAAGCCAAACAATTGGAACAGTTCAAAAATGGCGTCGCTGAATTAACAGGTGCCCACTTACTAGTAACAGCAGGTACTGTGAATAGTACTGCAAAAGTTATTCCATCTAATGGAATTCAAGGAACTACTGCAACTTTAATTCCAAATGAAGAAAAAACCATTTTTGGTGCAAAAGCAAATGAAGGAACAGGAATTTCGACGTTAGAACTATCTAAATTTGAATTAAGTGTCCCTAAAACTGCCACTAAAAAAGTTGCGAAATACTCTAGTTCAATTGTTTGGACATTATCAGATACACCTTAG
- a CDS encoding LPXTG cell wall anchor domain-containing protein — translation MKNKKLIFIVSLLSICIGLSIPTQVLADDTVHETSGTVEFYYSDSSSVVPPIKEKPQDPIEKPVPPIKEPNLNKLPQTGEEKLALYFKIGVLSAIVGLLVLYKTKKKLNVVIFNRYYPKP, via the coding sequence ATGAAAAATAAGAAACTAATCTTCATTGTGTCGCTACTTTCAATTTGTATAGGTCTTAGTATTCCAACACAAGTTCTGGCAGATGATACAGTTCATGAAACAAGTGGAACCGTTGAGTTCTACTATTCAGATTCATCCTCCGTAGTACCGCCAATCAAAGAAAAACCTCAAGATCCTATTGAGAAACCAGTACCACCAATCAAAGAACCGAACCTTAACAAACTTCCTCAAACAGGTGAGGAAAAATTAGCTCTTTACTTTAAGATTGGTGTACTAAGTGCTATTGTTGGTCTACTTGTTTTATATAAAACAAAAAAAAAATTAAATGTAGTGATTTTCAATAGATACTATCCTAAACCTTAG